A single Kribbella aluminosa DNA region contains:
- a CDS encoding ABC transporter substrate-binding protein, translating into MNIVSTLRKSRLTVAAASVAVFALALSACGNGSGSGGGGQDKAKAAGITLVKPGKLTVCTHLSYKPFEYKEGTKVVGFDVDLLDLLAKDLGVEQEVISIEWAQVTSGAAYDAKKCDMGMGAMTITASRKAAIGISDPYMDATQVLLVKKGAPYKSLEDLKGKKVGVQADTTGKDYATAASKKIGFEVVVFNDLALQTNNVKSGRVDAAINDNGALFNFVQANPDTEVTAEFNTGEQYGFAAKKDDPSGTKLLTRFNGLLTKAKSDGTYNQLFKKWFGVEPKK; encoded by the coding sequence ATGAACATCGTCTCCACCCTCCGCAAGAGTCGCCTCACCGTCGCCGCCGCCTCAGTGGCGGTGTTCGCCCTCGCGCTCTCTGCCTGCGGCAACGGCTCGGGCAGCGGTGGAGGAGGCCAGGACAAAGCGAAAGCGGCCGGCATCACCTTGGTGAAGCCCGGCAAGCTGACGGTCTGCACGCACCTGTCCTACAAGCCCTTCGAGTACAAGGAGGGCACCAAGGTGGTCGGCTTCGACGTCGACCTGCTCGACCTGCTCGCCAAGGACCTCGGCGTGGAGCAGGAAGTCATCAGCATCGAGTGGGCCCAGGTCACGTCCGGAGCCGCCTACGATGCGAAGAAGTGCGACATGGGCATGGGCGCCATGACGATCACCGCGTCGCGCAAGGCCGCGATCGGGATCAGCGACCCGTACATGGACGCGACCCAGGTGCTGCTGGTGAAGAAGGGCGCGCCGTACAAGTCGCTCGAGGACCTGAAGGGCAAGAAGGTCGGGGTCCAGGCCGACACCACCGGCAAGGACTACGCCACCGCGGCGTCGAAGAAGATCGGCTTCGAGGTCGTCGTGTTCAACGACCTCGCCCTGCAGACCAACAACGTCAAGTCCGGCCGGGTCGACGCCGCCATCAACGACAACGGAGCGCTGTTCAACTTCGTCCAGGCGAACCCGGACACCGAGGTGACGGCCGAGTTCAACACTGGCGAGCAGTACGGCTTCGCGGCCAAGAAGGACGACCCCAGCGGCACCAAGCTGCTGACCAGGTTCAACGGACTGCTGACCAAGGCCAAGTCCGACGGCACCTACAACCAGCTCTTCAAGAAGTGGTTCGGTGTGGAGCCGAAGAAGTGA